From a region of the Candidatus Jettenia caeni genome:
- a CDS encoding aspartate aminotransferase encodes MIAHRMSKLDSSGIRKVFDLAQKMQNPVNLSIGQPDFDVPEEIKTEAIKAIGNGANKYTVTQGIPELRNALLKQLQKRRKVDAESIMITSGVSGALTLAFMVLINPEDEVIIPDPSFVSYKHLTHFCGGKPVFVDTYPDFKLTVERIQPCITKRTKILILNSPANPTGVMYTTQEIKEIAELAKKHNVFIISDEIYHDYDYNHEFDSIGRYYKNTLILDGFSKSFAMTGWRMGFAAGPASIVNEMIKLQQYTFVCAPSFAQYAISKSLETDLSKYIASYERKRDLMYDGLKDTYQMVKPGGAFYFFPQVPWGTDEEFVTAAIQKNLLIIPGSVFSERHTHFRISYAASDETIERGIDILKSLARQ; translated from the coding sequence ATGATTGCCCACAGGATGTCGAAACTAGACTCCTCCGGAATCAGAAAGGTCTTTGATCTGGCACAAAAAATGCAAAATCCGGTGAACCTGAGCATTGGCCAACCGGATTTTGATGTTCCTGAGGAGATTAAAACGGAAGCCATTAAGGCTATCGGGAATGGCGCTAATAAATATACCGTTACCCAGGGTATACCCGAACTTCGTAATGCACTGCTTAAACAGTTGCAAAAGAGACGTAAGGTAGATGCAGAGAGTATCATGATCACTTCAGGGGTTTCAGGGGCATTAACGTTAGCCTTTATGGTGTTGATTAATCCTGAGGATGAGGTTATCATTCCTGACCCTTCATTCGTTAGTTACAAACATTTGACTCATTTTTGTGGCGGGAAGCCGGTATTTGTCGATACGTACCCTGATTTTAAACTAACGGTTGAGCGTATTCAGCCTTGCATTACAAAAAGAACAAAGATACTTATTTTAAACAGTCCCGCGAATCCGACAGGAGTAATGTATACTACTCAGGAAATAAAAGAAATTGCAGAACTTGCAAAAAAGCACAATGTCTTTATTATTTCAGATGAGATATATCATGATTACGATTACAATCATGAATTCGATAGTATTGGTCGGTACTATAAAAATACCCTGATTCTCGATGGATTTTCCAAATCCTTTGCTATGACAGGGTGGAGAATGGGCTTTGCTGCAGGACCAGCCAGCATTGTTAACGAGATGATCAAGCTACAGCAATATACTTTTGTTTGCGCGCCTTCTTTTGCTCAGTATGCCATCTCCAAATCCTTAGAGACCGATTTAAGCAAATACATTGCCAGCTATGAGAGGAAAAGGGATTTGATGTATGATGGGTTAAAAGATACATACCAAATGGTAAAACCAGGGGGGGCTTTTTATTTTTTCCCTCAGGTGCCTTGGGGTACTGATGAAGAATTTGTAACTGCTGCAATTCAAAAGAACCTCCTTATTATCCCAGGCAGTGTCTTTTCCGAGCGTCATACACACTTCCGAATTTCTTATGCTGCCAGCGATGAGACTATCGAGCGTGGCATAGATATCCTTAAGAGCCTTGCCAGACAATAG